One window of Corynebacterium sp. P3-F1 genomic DNA carries:
- the rpsT gene encoding 30S ribosomal protein S20, which yields MANIKQQQKRVLTNEKRRVRNKGIRSAVRTEIRKFNEIVESGDKTAAEAQLRVASRKLDKAVTKGVFHRNSAANKKSNMARALNKLS from the coding sequence ATGGCTAACATCAAGCAGCAGCAGAAGCGCGTCCTGACCAACGAGAAGCGCCGTGTCCGCAACAAGGGCATCCGCTCCGCAGTCCGCACCGAGATCCGCAAGTTCAACGAGATCGTCGAGTCCGGCGACAAGACCGCGGCGGAAGCGCAGCTGCGCGTTGCTTCCCGCAAGCTGGACAAGGCAGTGACCAAGGGCGTCTTCCACCGCAACAGCGCGGCCAACAAGAAGTCCAACATGGCCCGCGCCCTGAACAAGCTGAGCTAG
- a CDS encoding ankyrin repeat domain-containing protein, whose protein sequence is MARGGDATLLDYVDQGVAVDLTNQDGNTFLMLAAYSGHVDLVKGLIERGADVNKLNDRGQSPLAGVVFKKEDELIDVLLNSGADPTAGTPDAISTAKMFERGDLVEKMSK, encoded by the coding sequence ATGGCGCGAGGCGGCGACGCGACATTATTGGATTACGTGGACCAGGGTGTGGCCGTGGACCTGACCAACCAGGACGGCAACACGTTTCTCATGCTCGCTGCGTACTCCGGGCACGTCGACCTGGTCAAGGGGCTCATTGAGCGCGGAGCGGACGTGAATAAGCTCAACGACCGGGGGCAGTCGCCGCTCGCAGGCGTCGTGTTCAAGAAAGAAGACGAGCTTATCGACGTCCTTTTGAACTCCGGTGCCGACCCCACCGCCGGAACCCCCGACGCCATCTCCACGGCCAAGATGTTTGAACGCGGCGACCTAGTGGAGAAGATGAGCAAGTGA
- a CDS encoding PHB depolymerase family esterase has protein sequence MRKLRRGVLAALLAATVAVTSLPAEATAQPDLQQLSSQGASQAEGIAKSLSQSGLGFRAVNVDGMIRPYTLVLPRNYNPMRAYPVIIGFGGWKHDAGATRSYQQLERAAGDRAIVVYPQGMGDAWGGSPYAHTSMGSDIRFVHAVVDNVGSMHKIDRKRIYAAGLSNGGGMAAALACHAPDLVAGVASVAGAYYNPTVTNCAPGTVPTLIMHADNDGVVSFDGGVRHGAPYRSVPSVFADFGRRNGCDMKKVGTHQYGNVTVSAPAGCVARTEMRKIRGGGHAWFPGATDQAVKFFLG, from the coding sequence ATGAGAAAACTCCGACGGGGTGTGCTCGCCGCACTCCTCGCCGCCACTGTCGCGGTCACCTCACTTCCCGCCGAAGCAACAGCACAACCTGACCTGCAGCAGCTCTCCTCCCAAGGGGCGAGCCAAGCCGAGGGCATCGCGAAATCGCTCAGCCAGTCCGGCCTAGGTTTCCGCGCCGTCAACGTGGACGGCATGATCCGCCCCTACACATTGGTTCTACCGCGCAACTACAACCCGATGCGCGCCTACCCCGTCATCATCGGCTTTGGCGGCTGGAAACACGATGCCGGAGCCACCCGCTCCTACCAGCAACTCGAGCGCGCCGCCGGCGACCGCGCCATTGTCGTGTATCCGCAGGGCATGGGCGACGCGTGGGGCGGCTCCCCATACGCGCACACGTCGATGGGGTCTGACATCCGTTTTGTCCACGCTGTGGTGGACAACGTCGGATCCATGCACAAGATCGACAGGAAGCGCATCTACGCCGCCGGCCTGTCCAACGGCGGCGGCATGGCGGCTGCCTTGGCGTGCCACGCGCCCGACCTTGTCGCCGGTGTCGCCAGTGTGGCTGGCGCGTACTACAACCCCACCGTGACCAACTGTGCTCCGGGCACTGTGCCGACCCTGATCATGCACGCCGACAACGACGGCGTCGTCAGCTTCGACGGCGGTGTCCGCCACGGTGCACCGTACCGCTCCGTGCCGAGTGTGTTCGCTGATTTCGGCCGGCGAAACGGGTGCGACATGAAGAAAGTGGGCACCCACCAGTACGGTAACGTCACAGTGTCCGCACCGGCTGGGTGCGTGGCACGCACCGAAATGCGGAAAATCCGCGGCGGCGGGCACGCGTGGTTCCCCGGCGCGACTGACCAAGCAGTGAAGTTCTTCCTAGGCTAA
- the lepA gene encoding translation elongation factor 4, whose protein sequence is MAKTSTNFALTTFTDPARIRNFCIIAHIDHGKSTLADRILQLSNVVEARDMRDQYLDNMDIERERGITIKAQNVRLPWTTADGQQTILQMIDTPGHVDFSYEVSRSLDACEGAILLVDAAQGIEAQTLANLYMAMENDLEIIPVLNKIDLPAADPEKYAGEIAHIIGCEPEDVLRVSGKTGEGVPELLDKVVELVPPPVALAAEGADAPARALVFDSVYDTFRGVVTYIRMIDGKLESGQKVTMMNTGVTHDILEIGIVSPTMQKAKGLGPGEVGYLITGVKDVRETRVGDTVTWANKGATEPLAGFEDVKPMVYSGLFPVSQEDFPALRESLEKLQLNDASLTWEPETSVALGFGFRCGFLGLLHMEITRDRLEREFDLDLISTAPSVTYRVVAEDGSESLVHNPSDWPGGKLQEIYEPVVNMTLIVPQEFVGTTMELCQSKRGQMKNMEYLSEERVELRYIMPLGEIIFDFFDMLKSRTKGYASLNYEEAGEQEADLVKVDILLQGEPVDAFSAIVHRDSAQWYGNKMTKKLKELIPRQQFEVPVQAAIGSKIIARENIRALRKDVLSKCYGGDISRKRKLLEKQKAGKKRMKSIGSVTVPQEAFVAALSTDEE, encoded by the coding sequence ATGGCGAAGACGAGCACCAATTTCGCGTTGACGACGTTTACGGATCCGGCCCGGATTCGTAATTTCTGCATCATCGCGCACATCGACCACGGCAAGTCGACCCTCGCGGACCGCATCCTCCAGTTGTCCAACGTGGTCGAGGCGCGCGACATGCGCGACCAGTACCTGGACAATATGGACATCGAGCGCGAGCGCGGCATCACGATCAAGGCGCAGAACGTGCGCCTGCCGTGGACGACTGCGGACGGGCAGCAGACGATTCTGCAGATGATCGATACCCCCGGCCACGTGGATTTCTCGTACGAGGTATCGCGTTCGCTCGACGCGTGCGAGGGAGCAATCCTGCTTGTCGACGCAGCCCAGGGCATCGAAGCCCAGACCCTCGCGAACCTGTACATGGCGATGGAGAATGATCTCGAGATCATTCCGGTGCTGAACAAGATCGACCTGCCCGCGGCGGATCCGGAGAAGTACGCCGGGGAGATCGCACACATCATCGGTTGCGAGCCGGAGGATGTGCTGCGCGTGTCCGGCAAGACCGGAGAGGGTGTGCCGGAGCTTTTGGACAAGGTCGTCGAGCTGGTCCCGCCGCCAGTGGCTTTGGCAGCTGAGGGAGCCGATGCTCCCGCCCGCGCGCTCGTCTTCGACTCCGTGTACGACACGTTCCGCGGCGTGGTCACCTACATCCGCATGATCGACGGCAAGCTCGAATCGGGCCAGAAGGTCACGATGATGAACACCGGTGTCACCCATGACATTCTCGAGATCGGCATTGTCTCCCCGACGATGCAGAAGGCGAAGGGCCTCGGCCCGGGCGAGGTCGGCTACCTGATCACAGGTGTGAAGGATGTTCGTGAAACGCGTGTCGGCGATACGGTTACCTGGGCGAACAAGGGGGCGACCGAGCCGCTCGCAGGCTTCGAGGACGTCAAGCCGATGGTCTATTCGGGCCTGTTCCCCGTCTCGCAGGAGGACTTCCCGGCCTTGCGTGAGAGCTTGGAAAAGCTTCAGCTTAACGACGCCTCTTTGACCTGGGAACCCGAGACCTCCGTCGCCCTCGGCTTCGGTTTCCGCTGCGGATTCCTGGGCCTGCTCCACATGGAGATCACCCGTGACCGTCTGGAGCGCGAATTCGACCTCGACTTGATTTCCACCGCGCCAAGCGTGACCTACCGCGTCGTCGCCGAGGACGGCTCGGAGTCGCTGGTGCACAACCCTTCCGACTGGCCGGGCGGAAAGCTCCAGGAAATCTACGAGCCGGTGGTGAACATGACGCTCATCGTGCCCCAGGAATTTGTGGGCACCACGATGGAACTGTGCCAGTCCAAGCGCGGCCAGATGAAGAATATGGAGTATCTCTCTGAAGAGCGCGTGGAACTGCGCTACATTATGCCGCTCGGCGAGATCATCTTCGACTTTTTCGACATGCTCAAGTCCCGCACTAAGGGTTATGCCTCCCTCAACTACGAGGAGGCGGGCGAGCAGGAAGCCGACCTGGTCAAGGTGGACATTCTGCTGCAGGGTGAGCCAGTCGATGCGTTCTCCGCCATCGTCCACCGCGATTCCGCCCAGTGGTACGGCAACAAGATGACGAAGAAGCTCAAGGAGCTCATCCCGCGTCAGCAGTTCGAGGTGCCCGTCCAGGCCGCCATCGGCTCCAAGATCATCGCCCGCGAGAATATCCGCGCTCTGCGCAAAGATGTCTTGTCGAAGTGCTACGGCGGCGACATCTCCCGTAAGCGCAAACTCCTGGAGAAGCAGAAGGCCGGTAAGAAGCGCATGAAGTCCATCGGTTCCGTCACGGTGCCGCAGGAGGCGTTCGTCGCGGCCCTGTCCACGGACGAGGAATAG
- a CDS encoding ribokinase, protein MEYPGIVVVGSVNADLTVNVPRHPSPGETLLGAGGGITPGGKGANQAVAAARLGSSVALVGAVGNDEHAQAATRLLVDAAVDLSAVEHVTTPTGLAVITVAANGENTVMVVPGANGEVGASVVDKHAALIGGAELVLLQGEIPADGFARAVELAKGRVVVNLAPVIDVDRDALRKADPLIVNEQEAQLVLGRDAAPQKCIEELLREFSSVVVTLGASGALIGTADGIEHVLSPAVQSVDTVGAGDAFTGALCHRLTEGDSLADAARFASRVGAIAVTRPGAQPSYPWRGDELPS, encoded by the coding sequence GTGGAGTATCCAGGAATAGTCGTTGTCGGCTCCGTCAACGCCGATTTGACCGTCAATGTGCCCCGTCACCCCTCCCCCGGGGAAACGCTGCTGGGCGCCGGAGGCGGCATCACCCCGGGCGGCAAAGGAGCGAATCAGGCGGTCGCCGCCGCGCGCCTGGGCAGTTCGGTGGCGCTCGTCGGAGCTGTCGGCAATGACGAGCACGCTCAAGCCGCGACGCGTTTGCTTGTCGACGCCGCCGTGGACCTCTCCGCCGTCGAGCACGTCACTACCCCGACCGGTCTGGCCGTCATCACAGTGGCGGCGAACGGAGAGAACACCGTGATGGTCGTGCCGGGGGCGAACGGTGAGGTGGGGGCAAGTGTCGTCGATAAGCATGCTGCCCTGATTGGCGGCGCTGAGCTAGTGCTTCTGCAAGGCGAGATTCCTGCGGACGGTTTCGCGCGGGCTGTTGAGCTAGCAAAGGGACGCGTGGTGGTAAATCTCGCACCGGTGATCGACGTGGACCGCGACGCGCTGAGGAAAGCTGACCCGTTGATTGTCAATGAGCAGGAAGCGCAGCTGGTGCTCGGGCGGGACGCGGCCCCGCAAAAGTGCATCGAAGAACTGCTGCGGGAGTTCTCCTCTGTGGTGGTGACGCTGGGCGCCTCTGGGGCGCTCATCGGAACCGCAGACGGAATCGAGCACGTTTTATCGCCCGCCGTCCAATCGGTAGACACGGTCGGTGCCGGAGACGCGTTCACGGGTGCGCTGTGCCACCGGCTGACCGAGGGGGATTCGCTTGCCGACGCCGCACGCTTCGCCTCCCGCGTCGGTGCCATTGCCGTGACCCGGCCCGGCGCGCAGCCGTCCTACCCATGGCGCGGCGACGAGCTGCCTAGCTAG
- a CDS encoding type II toxin-antitoxin system PemK/MazF family toxin: protein MTDKPTALDQGLQILNGRMGNSPTRERRQAARTRVVPTGDISRSIFYAPDMDGQAEPGEVVWFNVPTTPLKERAMLVVGRDRHDVLGLLISANDDHANDSDWLAIGSGEWKPTGEPCWVRLDKTLFIPETDLRRRGALFPARRFEHIADHLRRHFKWS from the coding sequence TTGACCGATAAGCCGACAGCGCTCGACCAAGGACTGCAGATCCTCAACGGACGCATGGGCAATTCCCCCACCCGAGAGCGTCGCCAGGCAGCCCGCACCCGAGTCGTCCCCACAGGTGACATCTCGCGCAGCATCTTCTACGCCCCCGACATGGACGGGCAGGCAGAACCCGGCGAAGTGGTCTGGTTCAACGTTCCCACCACCCCGCTGAAGGAACGCGCGATGCTCGTCGTCGGCAGGGACAGGCACGATGTCCTCGGCCTGCTCATCTCTGCTAACGACGACCACGCCAACGATTCCGACTGGCTGGCCATCGGCAGCGGCGAATGGAAACCAACCGGAGAACCTTGCTGGGTCCGGCTCGACAAGACACTGTTCATCCCCGAGACAGACCTGCGCCGCCGCGGTGCCCTCTTCCCCGCCCGCCGTTTCGAGCACATCGCCGATCACTTGCGCAGGCACTTCAAGTGGAGCTAA
- a CDS encoding LysE family translocator — protein sequence MNPADLAAIVLLNLAGAATPGPDIVLLTRLATRSRKHAIAATLGIYVGAFFWITLTVLGAAALLNAFPWLLELIQVAGGAWIMFMGFTTARQGWRDRENPPVDMDEAEERLGTTRDSFFKGLTTNLSNPKIVLFLAALVAPLLPPSPSIGTAAIVIFALWFTAFLMFIGFSLVVSTERVRRTLFSAGPYIDLAAGGFFIVAGTFLIVRGIVGLGS from the coding sequence GTGAATCCCGCGGACCTCGCGGCAATCGTTCTTCTGAATCTGGCAGGTGCGGCCACGCCGGGGCCCGACATTGTCCTGCTCACGCGCCTGGCCACCCGTTCCCGTAAGCACGCTATTGCGGCGACGCTGGGGATTTACGTCGGGGCGTTCTTCTGGATCACCCTGACGGTGTTGGGTGCCGCTGCACTGCTCAATGCGTTTCCGTGGCTGTTGGAGCTCATCCAGGTCGCGGGCGGCGCCTGGATCATGTTCATGGGGTTCACCACCGCCCGCCAGGGATGGAGGGACCGGGAGAACCCTCCGGTGGACATGGACGAGGCGGAAGAGCGTCTGGGCACGACGCGGGACAGCTTCTTCAAGGGCCTGACCACGAATCTGTCCAACCCGAAGATCGTGCTGTTCCTTGCCGCTCTCGTCGCTCCGCTGCTGCCGCCGAGCCCAAGCATCGGCACCGCGGCAATCGTGATCTTCGCACTCTGGTTCACCGCGTTCCTGATGTTCATCGGGTTCAGCCTGGTGGTGTCCACGGAGCGTGTGCGCCGCACACTCTTCAGCGCTGGGCCCTACATCGATCTTGCGGCCGGGGGGTTCTTCATTGTTGCCGGAACGTTCTTGATCGTCCGCGGCATCGTTGGACTGGGGTCTTAG
- a CDS encoding BCCT family transporter: MAAKRDPQYPDGMHPGLVRGISVEEQRYEFGVDKVVFGVAAALILAFIGWGVYSPDSVSTTANAAFSWGMEHAGWLFNIVMFVCLVLVVVIAFTRMGEIRLGKDDEEPEFSRFSWIAMMFAAGIGVGIFFFGPSEPLEFFLNPPPLTNHAGTEEAMHGAIAQSNFHWGFNPWAIYSLVGAAIAYSTYRRGRPLLMSSLFASIHGENKNSSALSRVIDIMAVAATLFGTAASLGIAALQIGEGLGIVTDWEIGTTILLVIIAVLTAGFVVSAVTGVSKGIRILSNINISLTGLAMVFIFFTGPTLLLINLIPSGTLYYFDQFFNMASRSLSWGKETLEFQSDWTAFYWAWWISWAPFVGTFLAKISRGRTLREFIVMTVVVPTTILILAFSIFGGTAISFSRDGVPGFDGTATPEQVLFSLFDALPLSSITPYILVGILAVFFITTADSASVVMGTMSSKGDPDSNKKVSVFWGLCMMGVAVVMLLAGGEDALSGLQSLTVLIALPFSIVMLALLFAFVQDLRTDPHSIRDRYADTALQYAVWHGLEEYGDNFELVIQEARAGDGAGEGFDSTDDKYTRWYERSDEEGNRVGYNYADDTWEDGYRREEVDDCVDDDS, from the coding sequence ATGGCGGCCAAACGCGACCCGCAGTATCCAGACGGCATGCACCCCGGTCTAGTCAGGGGCATTAGTGTCGAGGAACAACGGTACGAATTCGGGGTAGACAAGGTCGTCTTCGGTGTCGCCGCGGCACTCATTCTGGCCTTCATCGGGTGGGGTGTCTACAGCCCGGACTCGGTATCCACGACAGCGAATGCCGCCTTTTCGTGGGGCATGGAGCACGCTGGGTGGCTGTTCAACATCGTGATGTTCGTGTGCCTCGTGCTGGTGGTGGTGATTGCATTCACCCGCATGGGCGAGATTCGCCTGGGCAAAGACGACGAAGAACCGGAATTCAGCCGCTTTTCCTGGATCGCGATGATGTTCGCCGCGGGCATCGGCGTGGGTATCTTCTTCTTCGGGCCGTCGGAGCCGCTGGAGTTCTTCCTCAACCCTCCCCCGCTGACGAACCATGCCGGCACCGAGGAGGCGATGCACGGAGCGATCGCGCAGTCGAATTTCCACTGGGGTTTCAACCCGTGGGCGATTTACTCCCTGGTCGGCGCCGCGATCGCCTATTCGACGTACCGCCGCGGGCGCCCACTGCTCATGTCGTCCCTGTTCGCTTCCATTCACGGGGAGAATAAGAACAGCAGCGCGCTCTCGCGGGTAATCGACATCATGGCGGTCGCCGCGACACTGTTCGGCACCGCAGCGTCGCTCGGTATCGCGGCGCTGCAGATCGGTGAAGGCTTGGGGATCGTCACCGACTGGGAGATCGGCACCACGATCCTTTTGGTCATCATCGCCGTGCTCACCGCCGGATTCGTCGTTTCCGCTGTCACGGGAGTGTCTAAAGGCATCCGGATCCTGTCCAATATCAACATTTCTCTGACGGGCCTCGCGATGGTCTTCATCTTCTTCACCGGCCCAACACTGCTGCTGATCAACCTGATCCCGTCGGGGACGCTCTACTACTTCGACCAGTTCTTCAACATGGCGTCGCGCTCCTTATCGTGGGGCAAAGAGACCCTGGAATTCCAGTCGGACTGGACCGCGTTCTACTGGGCGTGGTGGATCTCGTGGGCACCGTTCGTGGGCACCTTCCTGGCCAAGATTTCCCGCGGCCGCACCCTGCGCGAATTCATCGTGATGACGGTCGTTGTCCCCACTACGATCCTCATTCTCGCCTTCAGCATCTTCGGGGGCACCGCCATCTCGTTCTCGCGCGACGGAGTCCCGGGCTTCGACGGCACGGCGACTCCAGAGCAAGTACTTTTCTCGCTTTTCGACGCCCTCCCCCTAAGCTCCATCACCCCCTACATCCTCGTGGGCATTCTGGCTGTCTTCTTTATCACCACCGCTGACTCAGCATCGGTGGTGATGGGCACGATGTCATCCAAGGGCGACCCGGACTCCAATAAGAAAGTGTCGGTGTTCTGGGGTCTGTGCATGATGGGCGTTGCGGTGGTCATGCTGCTCGCCGGCGGCGAGGACGCGCTGTCAGGGCTGCAGTCTCTGACCGTGCTGATCGCGCTGCCATTCTCCATCGTGATGCTGGCTCTGCTCTTCGCCTTTGTCCAAGATTTACGCACGGACCCGCACTCCATCCGCGACCGGTACGCTGATACCGCCCTGCAGTACGCCGTTTGGCACGGCCTTGAGGAATACGGCGACAATTTCGAGCTCGTCATCCAAGAAGCTCGCGCAGGCGACGGCGCCGGCGAAGGATTCGACTCCACCGACGACAAGTACACCCGCTGGTACGAACGCTCCGACGAGGAGGGCAACCGCGTCGGCTACAACTACGCCGACGACACGTGGGAGGACGGCTACAGACGCGAAGAAGTCGACGACTGCGTCGACGACGATTCCTAG
- the holA gene encoding DNA polymerase III subunit delta: MVNPIQPVHFVVGEDEFLAERATKSIIGAAGPAAEVTRLRAGDVTASELAQATSPSLFAEERVVVVANTELAGKEPTELLLRAALDPAPGMTLVITHSGKGRNKSYVPKFRKAAEVHEANPLNQRERQSWVTAEFRRHGVRPTPDVIGALLESVGSDLRELASAIEQLVADTDGEITVAGVRAYYTGVAEVSGFDIADQAVAGRTDRALASTRRALQLGISPVAIAAALANKVGDIAKLYQTSGNPEQIARTVGMHPFVAKKTMQVARNWSGSAVSEAVIIVAELDATVKGQGGDPEFAVEDAVRRIAQLA; encoded by the coding sequence ATGGTCAACCCGATCCAGCCGGTTCACTTCGTCGTCGGTGAGGACGAATTCCTCGCCGAGCGCGCCACGAAGAGCATCATCGGCGCAGCCGGCCCCGCCGCAGAGGTGACCAGGCTGCGTGCCGGCGACGTCACGGCGTCCGAGCTCGCGCAAGCCACCAGCCCGTCGCTGTTCGCTGAGGAGCGGGTCGTCGTGGTGGCCAACACGGAGCTCGCAGGCAAGGAACCGACCGAGCTTCTGCTGCGAGCGGCTCTCGACCCCGCGCCGGGCATGACCCTCGTCATCACCCACAGCGGAAAAGGCCGCAACAAGTCGTACGTGCCGAAATTCCGGAAAGCTGCCGAGGTGCACGAAGCGAACCCCCTCAACCAGCGGGAGAGGCAGAGCTGGGTCACCGCGGAATTCCGCCGCCACGGAGTGCGCCCCACACCGGACGTGATCGGGGCGTTGCTCGAGTCGGTGGGATCGGATCTGCGCGAGCTGGCCTCCGCGATCGAGCAGCTCGTCGCCGACACCGACGGCGAGATCACCGTCGCGGGGGTGCGCGCCTATTACACCGGTGTGGCGGAAGTATCCGGCTTCGACATCGCCGACCAGGCGGTGGCCGGCCGAACGGACCGGGCTTTGGCTAGCACGCGGCGTGCGCTCCAGCTCGGCATCAGCCCGGTCGCGATCGCGGCGGCGTTGGCGAATAAGGTCGGCGACATCGCCAAGCTATACCAGACCAGCGGCAACCCCGAACAAATCGCGCGAACGGTGGGGATGCACCCGTTTGTGGCCAAGAAGACGATGCAGGTCGCGCGCAACTGGTCGGGCAGCGCCGTCAGCGAAGCGGTGATCATCGTCGCCGAGCTGGATGCCACGGTCAAAGGCCAAGGAGGCGACCCGGAATTCGCGGTGGAGGACGCTGTCCGGCGCATCGCGCAGCTTGCGTGA
- a CDS encoding alpha/beta fold hydrolase: MFSTIIPPNASVKEHEIEVPWDRSAPELGTFTLFCRELYADETLPPLLFLQGGPGSPAPRLVQGWIPEALKHYRVFLLDERGTGRSGKIDKGTPELVRPEILSKLRCPDVVADAEDLRRHLGFDTWDVLGNSFGALCTASYLSYAPESLNRAFLTGALPNLGWSTDEYNELTLDSVDKRCQEFYDAVPFAEQTIRDVCAHLDQTEEFLPTGERLTANRFRFIGVALGAEFGFTVLANLLESPFYPDSKRLRKDFLAGVNSLISTEANPLWPVVHLAMLGASDTVGQSRLDADPTSAEPYYLLGNHFFRHHFAEDPALTPFQDAVDALAEMDPAPLFDAAQLAVNRVPATVALYERDMFVPLPMAEKIAESIGNLTVWTHPEWDHDAIYNHGGELFRSVWDAS, from the coding sequence GTGTTTTCAACGATCATCCCGCCGAATGCGTCCGTCAAAGAGCATGAGATCGAGGTCCCCTGGGATAGATCGGCTCCCGAGCTGGGCACGTTCACGCTGTTCTGCCGCGAGTTGTACGCGGACGAAACGTTGCCGCCGTTGCTCTTCCTTCAAGGTGGGCCGGGCAGTCCCGCACCGCGGCTGGTGCAGGGCTGGATCCCGGAGGCGCTGAAGCATTACCGCGTCTTCCTTCTCGACGAACGCGGCACCGGCCGCTCCGGCAAAATCGACAAAGGAACTCCCGAGCTGGTTCGCCCGGAGATTCTGTCCAAGCTGCGTTGCCCCGACGTTGTCGCGGACGCGGAGGATCTGCGCCGCCACCTCGGCTTTGACACCTGGGACGTGCTGGGAAATTCTTTTGGGGCGCTGTGTACCGCCAGCTACCTGTCGTACGCGCCGGAGTCGCTGAACCGGGCGTTCCTCACCGGCGCGCTGCCGAACCTGGGGTGGAGTACGGACGAGTACAACGAATTGACGCTGGATTCCGTGGACAAGCGCTGCCAGGAGTTCTACGACGCTGTCCCGTTCGCAGAGCAGACGATCCGCGACGTGTGCGCCCACCTTGACCAGACCGAGGAATTCTTGCCCACCGGGGAAAGGCTTACTGCGAACCGCTTCCGGTTCATCGGCGTGGCACTCGGTGCCGAATTCGGGTTTACTGTGCTGGCGAACCTGCTCGAGTCCCCGTTTTACCCGGACAGCAAACGCCTCCGGAAAGATTTTCTCGCTGGCGTGAATAGCCTGATCAGCACCGAAGCGAACCCGCTGTGGCCAGTCGTCCACCTCGCCATGCTCGGCGCGTCCGACACCGTCGGCCAGTCCCGCCTGGATGCAGACCCGACCTCGGCCGAGCCCTATTACCTGCTGGGCAACCACTTCTTCCGCCACCACTTCGCCGAAGACCCGGCGCTGACCCCGTTCCAGGATGCAGTCGACGCGTTGGCTGAGATGGATCCGGCACCGCTTTTCGATGCAGCCCAGCTAGCCGTCAACCGCGTTCCCGCGACCGTGGCTCTGTACGAACGCGACATGTTCGTCCCGCTCCCCATGGCGGAGAAGATCGCGGAGTCCATCGGCAACCTCACCGTGTGGACGCACCCCGAGTGGGACCACGATGCGATCTACAACCACGGCGGTGAGCTGTTCCGCTCCGTGTGGGACGCTAGCTAG